The genomic DNA ACCGGGCCGCTTTTCCAGAAAAATATACCTGCTCTTCAGATATTCTTCTATTGCTTTCAGCTCCCTGTAAACAGTTTTTTCTGAAACTCTTATATTTTCTGCTATATTTTTTACGGGAATATAATCTCCCTTATCCATGAGATATATAATAATCTCTTTCTGTCTTGATAATAACGAATGCATTCAGACTTCACCTCCTGACTTTTTTATATACTAAATGTTAACACTATTTTCCCTAATAGAAAATACTAACTGCTGTCCACAAGTATACAGACTTTTTATACTTTAGTCTTTCATAAACAATATAAAAAGTGAGTTTTAACGCACTGTTCAAAAGAAAAACTTCCAATAAAAATTTCCTGTTTTATAATTTTATGTAAAATAAAAAACCATTTCAAAACAAAATGAACTGATAAAATAAACAGATTTTATAATTCTATCCGATATTTTATAAATTATTTTATTATGAAATGGTTTTTTCATTACAATATAAATTTATTTTAAAAGCTTTATTTTATTATCTTCGAGTGATTCTATCCTTACCAGTGACAATATCGGTATATTTTCCTCTTCTACATATTTACGGCCGTTTTGAAACGCCTTTTCTATAACGATACCTACTCCCGCTATATTTGCACCGATCTGTTTTGTAATATCTATAAGTCCTCTAATTACTTCCCCTTTAGCTAGAAAATCATCAATAATCAGTATGTTATCTTCAGGCTTTATATAGTCCCTTGAAACAGCTATAGTATTTTTCTCTCCTTTGGTATAAGAATTTACCTCTGTAGTAACCAGTCCGTCATTTAATGTCAAAGACAGTTTTTTTCTGGCAAAAACAACCGGTACACCCATATGAAGTGCTGTAAATACTGCGGGTGCTATTCCCGAGGATTCTACCGTTACTACTCTGGTAATATTTTTATCCTTAAAATACCTTGCGAATTCTTCTCCTACTTTAGCCATAAGCTCTACATCAATCTGATGATTCAAAAATGAATCTACCTTCAGAATAGACCCCGGTAAAACCCTTCCTTCTGATAATATCTTATCTTCTAGTAATTGCATTATATCCTCCCAATAAAAATTTATTTCATTTATTATAACATAATAAATAAATTTTTTGTGTAAAATCTTAGAAAATAATTTTTTATTTTACAAAAATAAAATAACCATATAAGAAAATAAGTTTATCTTAAATAAAAAAGTCCCCGTTATTTCAGGAGGACTGCTAAATTTAAATTAATGGACTATAAACAGATATTTCCGTTTTTTTTGAACACATTTCACCTATTTTAGGTAAAAGTTCAGTAAAATGCTTAGTTTTCATATGCGCATCAAGATGTGCCTGTGACTCCCATTTTTCAATTATTACTATTTCATCTGAAGAACTGTTGCTCAAATATGACTTGTATTCTATACAGCCGTCTTCCTGATTTGTTTTTTCTATCAGTTCCTTTAAAATGTTTTCTGCTTCTTTTAATTTCCCCTGATTAAAAAACATTTTTGCTGTTACTACTACCATTTTCTGACCTCCTTTTTTTTCTAGTATAGCATATAAATTATATATTTTGTCCAAAAATCTTATTTTCTTTTCGTAATATCTGTTATTTTCATAGTATTCATAAATAAAAAAATATTCTGATTGACAAAAAACAAAAAATAGGCGATAATAAATTGGTACGGACAACCTTACAATTTTAACAAAATATATGCCGTAATTTTGGCAGAAAAGGAAAAGTATGAAATTGAAAAATTCTAAGCTGCCTCTTTATCATCAGCTGGCAGAAAAAATTACAGAGGAAATAAAAAATAATAATCTAAAAGAAGATGAAAAAATTCCTTCTGAAAGAGAATACTGTGAAAGATATAAAGTAAGCAGATCTACAGTACGCGAAGCTGTGAAGCATCTTGAGCAGACAGGATATCTTTACAGAATTCAGGGTAAAGGAACATATGTTTCACCTAAAATGATGAAACAAAACCTTCTTGAATTTTACAGTTTTACGGAAGAAATGAAAAAGCTCGGTAAAACACCTTCCTCTATAATTAAATCCTTCAAAATCACTACCGCAGATAAAGAAACAGCTAAAAAGCTGAATATTCAGGATGAAAGCAAAATTTACTGTCTTGAACGGATAAGACTGGCGGATGAGGTTCCAATTATGATTGAAAAAACATATTTACCCCTGTCAAGATTTCCAAGACTTACAAAAAATGACTTTGTCAAAAATCCTATGTATACAGTTTTTATAAACGAGTACAATGTAACTTTTGAAAAAGCAGTAGAGAAATTTTCAGTTGCTTATCCCGGCAGAGATACAGCTAAAAAGCTTTTGCTCACACAGAATATTCCCTGCATAAAACTGGAAAGAACAACATACGAAAGTGAAAGAGTTATTGAATACACAGTAGGCATTATAAGGGGTGACAGATTTCAGTTTGAAGTAACTCTGGACAATAACAGAAGACATTTTTAAAACATTTATTATTTTATCTTATCAAAAAATTTTTAGGAGGAAGCCATGGAATTAAAATATGAAACAATCAAAGAAATCAAACAGCAAAAAAAATTATGGATTGAGCTGCTTGATTCTCTTAGCCAGAAAAACGGGGAGATCAGAGACTTTTTAAAATCAGTAAATGCAGATGAAAGAAAAATTATTTTTACAGGTGCCGGAACTTCAGAATTTGTAGGAAATACTCTCTTGCCTAATGTAAAAGATAATTTCCGATCTGTTGCCACTACAGATATAGTGGAAAATCCGGAAACTTATTTGAAAAAAGATGATAAAATTATGCTTGTTTCTTTTGCAAGATCAGGTAACAGTCCTGAAAGTCTTGCAGCTGTGGATCTTGCAGATCAGCTTGTAGACGATATAGCCCACTTTGTTATTACATGCAGTGAAGAAGGAGCTCTTTCACAAAATTCCAAAGGTAAGAAAAAAACTTATGTATGGTATACTCCTAAAGCTTCCAATGATAAAGGATTTGCTATGACAAGCAGCTTTACATGCATGCTTTTAAGCGGACTTTACATTTTCGGAAACATTGACGGCTCGGAATTAAGAACTATGATAGAAAATACAATAAAAGAAATAGAAAATCAGGAGACAAACTTTGAAAAATATATAAAAGAACTCATCGGTCTGGATATAGAACGGATCGTATATTTGGGAAGCGGAACACTCAGAGCTCTTTCCGAAGAAGCAACACTAAAATGTCTTGAACTCACAGGCGGTAAGTTGAACGTTTTCTATAATTCACCGCTTAGCTTCAGACATGGACCAAAATCAATAGTTAATGAAAAAACTTTAGTAATAAATCTTATGTCAAACTGTGATTACACAAGAAAGTATGAAATTGACCTGATTAAGCAGATGCATGACGAAAAAAGCAAAAAATATCTTGCTGCCCTTGATGTAAAACACGACAAAGAAATAGAATCAAATGTAGTTTACTATATTTCATTTAATAACTCTACACTTGCAGGGTATCCAGAGATAATTAATGCTTTTATTTATATATATTTCGCACAGCTCTTTGCATATACCAAATCTGAAAGCCTCGGCTTTAATCCTGACGATCCCTGCCCTACCGGAGAAGTAAGCAGAGTCGTTCATGGTGTTAAGATCTATCCTTATGAAAAAAAATAAATAATATAAAAATCAGAACCTTCTGTAAAAACAGAAATACGGTTCTGATTTTTTATATTATCTAAAGTTTATATCATACTTAATTTATAGATTATTTTGATTTTCTTCGGCTTTTCATATCTTTTTCTACGAATCCCTTAGCTTCTTCCCTTGAAAGCTCTCTGTGTTTATTCATTTCCATGAACTGATCTGTCTTCCATTCCAAAAACTGATTGTAATATTTTTCATATGTCTCTGGTTTTGAGTTTTGAAAAGTCATCAGAGATCTGTAATATAATTCAATATCCCCGTCAGTAAAAGAAGAAAACTTTTTATTTTCCTGCATAAAAGCAAGTTCTTCTTTAGTAAATGTCATTTTTCTCACATTATCTCCATACTGCACTATTCCTGCCCCTATAAAAGCTATTAATAAAAAAATTATTCTTTTTTTCCATGACCATTTTTTTATTATCAGAGAATAAATTCCCCATATGATTGCCGCTGCCATAATAATTATACCAATAACCATAATAAAATTCATTTTTCCCTCCTGTAGTAATTTTTATTTTGCTATTAAATTTAACATGTTTATTTACATATGTCAATTTTTCAAAAAATAAATATATCATACTCACTTTAAAATTATTGCCTAAAATAAAAAACCGAATTAGTTTTTATATAAAATCCGGTTTTCATTTATTATTTTTATTTATATTCAGTTTTACTTTAATGCATTCAGACCTGCAAGATTTAGGAAATTCCAAGGCTTGTTAAAATGCGGCTGGAAGAAGAAATCTATAAATGCCAGTTCATCAATAGTCATATTATTCTGTATGCATACAGATATTGTATTTATTGACTGAGTCAGATCAGCTTTTGAATTCAGCTGTGCTCCTATTATTCTTCTTGATTCCTTTTCAAAAACAACCTTTAATGTTACTTTCTCATATGTAGGCATAAATTCCGGTCTGTAATTATCTACAGCATAAACTATATCCACATCTATTCCTTTTTTCTTAGCCTCTTCTTCTGTAATTCCTGTAGATGCCATATTATTTTCATATATTTTTATTCCTGAAGTTCCCTGTGTTCCCGGATGCTTTATTTTATCGCCTTCAAGATTAATTGCTGCAAGTGTTCCCATTCTTACTGCATTTGTAGCAAGAGGGATATACATATATTCTCTTGTCGGATTATAATAAACTGAACAGCAGTCTCCGGCAGCCATTACATCTTTATCACTTGTTCTCATATATTCATCTACTTTTATCGCACCATTTGGAAGCATATCAAGCTGTCCCTTGAATATATCAGTATTCGGTCTGAAACCTACACTCATAATTACCATATCAGCTTCATATGTATTTTTATCAGTAATTACTCTTTTTACAGTTCCGTTTTCACCTTCGAATTTCATTACCTTTTCAGATACTGCTACTGTTATTCCGTGTTCTCTGAAAGTTTTTTCAGCTACATCAGTAAAATCTTTATCCAGATATTTACTTAGAATTCTGTCCTCTGCATCTATAAGTACTACTTCTTTTCCTTCCTCTCTGAATGCTTCAACCAGCTCCACACCTATATAT from Sebaldella termitidis ATCC 33386 includes the following:
- a CDS encoding xanthine phosphoribosyltransferase, producing the protein MQLLEDKILSEGRVLPGSILKVDSFLNHQIDVELMAKVGEEFARYFKDKNITRVVTVESSGIAPAVFTALHMGVPVVFARKKLSLTLNDGLVTTEVNSYTKGEKNTIAVSRDYIKPEDNILIIDDFLAKGEVIRGLIDITKQIGANIAGVGIVIEKAFQNGRKYVEEENIPILSLVRIESLEDNKIKLLK
- a CDS encoding putative quinol monooxygenase, producing the protein MVVVTAKMFFNQGKLKEAENILKELIEKTNQEDGCIEYKSYLSNSSSDEIVIIEKWESQAHLDAHMKTKHFTELLPKIGEMCSKKTEISVYSPLI
- a CDS encoding GntR family transcriptional regulator, whose protein sequence is MKLKNSKLPLYHQLAEKITEEIKNNNLKEDEKIPSEREYCERYKVSRSTVREAVKHLEQTGYLYRIQGKGTYVSPKMMKQNLLEFYSFTEEMKKLGKTPSSIIKSFKITTADKETAKKLNIQDESKIYCLERIRLADEVPIMIEKTYLPLSRFPRLTKNDFVKNPMYTVFINEYNVTFEKAVEKFSVAYPGRDTAKKLLLTQNIPCIKLERTTYESERVIEYTVGIIRGDRFQFEVTLDNNRRHF
- a CDS encoding SIS domain-containing protein, which codes for MELKYETIKEIKQQKKLWIELLDSLSQKNGEIRDFLKSVNADERKIIFTGAGTSEFVGNTLLPNVKDNFRSVATTDIVENPETYLKKDDKIMLVSFARSGNSPESLAAVDLADQLVDDIAHFVITCSEEGALSQNSKGKKKTYVWYTPKASNDKGFAMTSSFTCMLLSGLYIFGNIDGSELRTMIENTIKEIENQETNFEKYIKELIGLDIERIVYLGSGTLRALSEEATLKCLELTGGKLNVFYNSPLSFRHGPKSIVNEKTLVINLMSNCDYTRKYEIDLIKQMHDEKSKKYLAALDVKHDKEIESNVVYYISFNNSTLAGYPEIINAFIYIYFAQLFAYTKSESLGFNPDDPCPTGEVSRVVHGVKIYPYEKK
- a CDS encoding FAD-dependent oxidoreductase, encoding MKIIVVGCTHAGTAAILNAKRINPDADITVFERNDNISFLSCGIALYVGGVVKDPQGLFYCSPEKLKELNVNTKMKHDVVSIDIKGKKAVVKNLDTGLEFEETFDKLIITSGSWPIIPRIEGIDMDNILLSKNFNHSNEIIETAKNSKKVVVVGAGYIGVELVEAFREEGKEVVLIDAEDRILSKYLDKDFTDVAEKTFREHGITVAVSEKVMKFEGENGTVKRVITDKNTYEADMVIMSVGFRPNTDIFKGQLDMLPNGAIKVDEYMRTSDKDVMAAGDCCSVYYNPTREYMYIPLATNAVRMGTLAAINLEGDKIKHPGTQGTSGIKIYENNMASTGITEEEAKKKGIDVDIVYAVDNYRPEFMPTYEKVTLKVVFEKESRRIIGAQLNSKADLTQSINTISVCIQNNMTIDELAFIDFFFQPHFNKPWNFLNLAGLNALK